In Porphyromonas cangingivalis, a genomic segment contains:
- a CDS encoding transglycosylase domain-containing protein codes for MKNWFKYLLILLWLGVFAALIGSVVMFIFIAKGKIGYMPPIADLENPIDKYASQVISEDGQTLGAFALKNNNRIFITYEDLSPYLVEALIATEDKRFKDHSGIDFRGLMRAVVKTGLLRQKSSGGGSTITQQLAKQLYSPQAGNLFERALQKPIEWVIAVELEKYYTKEEIINLYLNKFDFLYQAVGIESATKTYFNKLPKDLNIQEAATLIGMCKNPSYYNPIRYLDRTTERRNVVLQLMADGKYITQHECDSLVRLPLELSFNVQTHKGGLATYFREFLKKVMMAEKPNPRNYRGWMKDQYKRDSLAWETQPLYGWCNKNKNAEGNNYNIYTDGLKIYTGLNSRMQQYAEEAVFEHFSNTLQPEFFKEKKGRKTGPFSVKITDEERASIISRAIEQSDRYRHLESEGLSKKEILKTFDVPTEMSVFTYGGQRDTIMTPRDSILYYKSFLRTGFMAMDPNTGQVKAYVGGVNYGAFQYDMVTAGRRQVGSVMKPLLYAMAMNEGFSPCDQVLHVQPQLVDENGRIWAPRNPGAKRVGEMVSINWGLQVSDNWVTAWLMSRLSPYTFVELLRSFGVTGPLDPVVSICLGTPDISVSEMVSAFTTFSNGGIRTEPLFVTRIEDQYGNVLANFSPRMNEVLPEAATYKTLHMLKSVMDGGTGSRVRFKYGIQAEMGGKTGTTQRNSDGWFMCFTPSLTTGCWVGGEDRSIHFDRMAHGQGASMALPVVALFFKKLYADSSLGYSTSEKFQIPEAYRNPCEEEPTTRKAPEVVPSQGIDDLFE; via the coding sequence ATGAAGAATTGGTTTAAGTATCTGTTGATATTATTGTGGTTAGGGGTGTTCGCTGCACTCATTGGCAGTGTGGTGATGTTTATCTTTATCGCAAAGGGGAAGATCGGCTATATGCCACCTATTGCGGACTTGGAGAACCCCATTGATAAGTATGCATCTCAGGTGATATCCGAAGATGGACAGACTTTGGGTGCGTTCGCGTTGAAGAACAATAATCGTATCTTCATTACCTATGAGGATCTGTCTCCCTACTTGGTGGAAGCTCTTATCGCCACCGAAGACAAGAGATTCAAGGATCACTCCGGAATTGACTTCCGAGGGCTTATGCGTGCAGTGGTTAAGACAGGTTTGCTACGTCAAAAGAGTTCCGGAGGGGGGAGTACCATTACGCAACAGTTGGCCAAGCAGCTTTACTCTCCACAGGCAGGCAACCTTTTTGAACGTGCTCTTCAGAAACCGATAGAGTGGGTCATTGCCGTCGAACTTGAGAAATATTATACCAAGGAGGAGATCATCAACCTTTATCTCAATAAGTTTGACTTCCTCTACCAAGCTGTCGGTATCGAGTCTGCGACAAAGACTTACTTCAACAAACTCCCGAAAGATCTGAACATACAAGAGGCTGCAACCCTTATTGGGATGTGTAAGAATCCCTCTTATTACAATCCCATCCGCTACTTGGATCGCACTACCGAAAGACGAAATGTCGTATTGCAGCTCATGGCAGACGGTAAGTACATTACTCAGCATGAGTGTGACTCGCTTGTCCGACTTCCTTTGGAGTTGTCTTTCAATGTGCAGACACACAAGGGAGGGCTTGCTACCTATTTCAGGGAATTTCTCAAGAAAGTGATGATGGCCGAAAAGCCTAATCCTCGCAATTATAGAGGTTGGATGAAAGATCAGTACAAAAGGGACTCTTTGGCTTGGGAGACTCAACCTCTTTATGGCTGGTGCAACAAAAATAAGAACGCTGAAGGTAACAATTATAATATCTATACCGATGGTTTGAAGATATATACAGGTCTCAACTCTCGTATGCAACAGTATGCTGAAGAGGCTGTTTTTGAGCATTTCAGCAATACCCTTCAACCTGAATTTTTCAAAGAAAAGAAAGGACGAAAGACCGGACCGTTCTCAGTCAAAATCACCGATGAGGAGAGAGCCTCGATCATATCCAGAGCTATCGAGCAAAGTGATCGTTACCGTCATTTGGAATCCGAGGGGCTAAGTAAGAAAGAGATCCTAAAGACGTTTGATGTGCCCACTGAGATGAGTGTGTTTACCTATGGTGGACAGAGAGATACGATAATGACTCCGAGGGACTCGATCTTATATTATAAGTCATTCTTGAGAACCGGTTTTATGGCCATGGATCCCAATACAGGGCAAGTGAAAGCTTATGTGGGTGGTGTCAATTATGGGGCATTCCAGTATGATATGGTTACCGCAGGACGTCGTCAAGTCGGCTCTGTGATGAAACCCCTCCTATATGCCATGGCAATGAATGAAGGATTTAGTCCTTGTGATCAAGTTTTACACGTTCAACCACAACTCGTCGATGAGAATGGACGCATCTGGGCTCCTCGTAACCCTGGGGCTAAGCGTGTCGGAGAGATGGTCTCCATCAATTGGGGGCTACAAGTCTCGGATAACTGGGTGACAGCTTGGCTTATGAGTCGTCTCTCTCCTTATACCTTTGTCGAGCTCCTAAGGTCTTTTGGAGTCACAGGTCCTCTTGATCCGGTAGTTTCGATCTGTTTGGGGACACCCGATATCTCTGTCTCAGAGATGGTGAGTGCTTTCACTACATTCTCGAACGGTGGGATACGTACCGAACCATTATTTGTCACAAGGATAGAGGATCAGTACGGTAATGTATTGGCGAACTTCAGCCCTCGTATGAATGAGGTGCTCCCTGAAGCTGCAACATACAAAACCCTCCATATGCTCAAGAGCGTGATGGATGGAGGTACCGGTAGCCGTGTGAGATTCAAGTACGGTATTCAGGCTGAGATGGGTGGTAAGACCGGTACGACTCAGCGCAATTCGGATGGATGGTTTATGTGTTTTACACCATCATTGACCACAGGTTGTTGGGTCGGTGGTGAGGATCGATCCATTCACTTCGACAGGATGGCGCATGGTCAGGGAGCCTCGATGGCTCTTCCTGTTGTGGCACTCTTCTTCAAGAAGCTATACGCAGATTCGTCTTTGGGCTATTCGACAAGTGAAAAGTTTCAAATCCCCGAAGCTTATAGAAATCCTTGTGAGGAAGAACCCACTACAAGGAAAGCCCCTGAGGTCGTGCCTTCGCAAGGTATAGACGATCTGTTCGAGTAA
- a CDS encoding methylated-DNA--[protein]-cysteine S-methyltransferase, whose translation MEYISSYISPIGKMILSGDGEVLTGLSFQGDKHFLQPSEQKEVNLPIFEQTKHWLDCYFRGEKLDFTLPIRLEDTPFRLMVWEILREIPYGETVTYKYIADRIAKQKGIKVMSAQAVGGAVGHNPISIIVPCHRVIGSDGSLTGYAAGIGRKIELLRLEGIDTSEMSLPRSSNAL comes from the coding sequence ATGGAGTACATAAGTTCTTACATATCGCCCATAGGTAAAATGATTCTCTCCGGTGATGGAGAGGTATTGACCGGGCTTTCATTTCAAGGAGACAAACACTTTTTGCAACCTTCTGAACAAAAAGAGGTAAATTTGCCTATCTTCGAGCAAACCAAACATTGGCTTGACTGTTATTTCAGAGGCGAAAAACTCGATTTTACCCTTCCGATACGATTGGAAGATACTCCGTTCAGGCTCATGGTTTGGGAGATATTGAGGGAAATCCCTTATGGGGAGACAGTGACATACAAGTATATTGCCGATCGTATCGCCAAGCAGAAAGGGATCAAGGTAATGTCTGCACAGGCTGTCGGAGGTGCTGTGGGGCATAATCCCATAAGTATCATAGTCCCATGCCACCGTGTCATAGGTAGTGATGGCAGCCTGACCGGATATGCAGCCGGGATTGGTCGGAAGATTGAGTTGCTGAGGTTGGAGGGAATAGATACATCAGAGATGTCTCTTCCTCGTTCGAGCAATGCGTTATGA
- a CDS encoding TonB-dependent receptor: protein MKYSIYAVLMLSAASSICTPLFASNMIEKEERAIETSEVYKLKGRVTDAKSGEVLPRAQITVLGTSIGLLSDEDGAFVINNLPRKRVTLRVRYTGYETKEIIVPEGSKDINVTLTPSHFNIEEVVVSANRTETRRHLAPVLVNVTDSKLFTATNSVSLDEALKFNPGIRVEDNCQNCGFNQVRINGLDGAYSQVVINSRSIFSSLAAVYGLEMLPTSMIDRVEVVRGGGSALYGSSAIGGTINIITKTPTHNSATAEYTLESFQDNFNMPAHNVGLTTSVLTPDSKVGITLFGRVKHRDGLDFVRPGSRIEGGKDGYTEMPRLFSTTVGANAFANISPLAKLTLDYFYTQEGRRGGDRLERPEHEANIAESLGHRIHTGILRYDRYMFDGNGYLTAFAAGSNTVRNSYYGGGAYVPEKKGDKIIVPDDPSALTNYGLTKDLTMQAGLQYVHNFEKLLFMPAELTAGFEYNYNKLNDNSGYRPLDLAQKVSTRSGILQNEWKNDTFAFLLGLRYDNVALNTDEKQSVESLKKLNIVTPRATFRYNPTHDLHFRLSYAHGFRAPQYFDEELHVDFAGGEGIPRVLSKDLKEEKSRSFTGSIDWYNHDIENLQINLMAEGFYTRLLDKFNAVVIEDSEKPQYKEVVNAGKASVYGVNLEARLAYAKLFNLQTGVTFQRSLFDEETEIGVRELKSREFMKTPNVYGYFVFGWTPTSNLAFNLFGDYSGKMWIGHEAGEKVGDYITSEKDELVQTPSFFTLGTKVAYTLNLSGTSMEFNIGMNNIFNAYQKDFDEGPNRASAYIYGPKAPRSVFCGVKLTI from the coding sequence ATGAAATATAGTATCTACGCAGTGCTCATGTTGAGTGCCGCATCATCTATTTGTACTCCTCTCTTTGCGTCTAACATGATAGAGAAGGAGGAAAGAGCAATCGAAACCAGTGAAGTCTATAAGTTGAAGGGGCGAGTCACTGATGCAAAAAGTGGTGAAGTCCTTCCTCGTGCTCAGATCACAGTTTTGGGGACGTCTATCGGCTTGTTGTCTGATGAAGATGGAGCTTTTGTTATCAATAATCTGCCTCGCAAGAGGGTGACCCTTCGTGTTCGTTACACAGGATACGAGACGAAGGAGATCATTGTGCCGGAGGGTAGCAAGGACATCAATGTGACGCTTACCCCATCGCATTTCAATATCGAAGAGGTCGTCGTGTCAGCAAATCGTACGGAGACACGTCGTCACCTTGCTCCGGTACTTGTCAATGTGACTGATTCAAAGCTCTTTACTGCTACAAACTCGGTTTCCCTTGACGAAGCTCTTAAATTTAATCCCGGTATTCGTGTCGAGGATAATTGTCAGAACTGTGGCTTCAATCAAGTGCGTATCAATGGTCTTGATGGCGCATACTCTCAGGTGGTGATCAACTCCCGTTCGATCTTTAGCTCTTTGGCTGCTGTCTATGGGCTTGAAATGTTGCCTACATCAATGATTGACCGTGTAGAGGTCGTACGTGGTGGAGGTTCTGCTCTTTATGGATCATCGGCTATCGGTGGTACTATCAACATCATCACAAAGACACCGACTCATAATTCGGCCACAGCTGAGTATACTTTGGAGTCTTTCCAAGATAACTTCAATATGCCAGCACACAATGTCGGCCTTACTACCTCTGTCTTGACACCGGACTCTAAGGTCGGTATCACCCTTTTTGGTCGTGTGAAGCATCGTGATGGTCTCGACTTTGTCCGTCCCGGTAGTCGTATCGAGGGGGGTAAGGACGGTTATACAGAGATGCCACGCCTCTTCAGCACTACTGTGGGAGCAAATGCTTTTGCAAATATCTCTCCTTTGGCCAAGTTGACTCTTGACTACTTCTATACTCAAGAAGGACGTCGTGGTGGAGATAGACTCGAACGTCCTGAACATGAGGCAAACATAGCAGAGAGCCTTGGACACCGTATCCACACGGGGATCTTAAGATACGACCGTTATATGTTTGATGGTAATGGTTATTTGACCGCTTTTGCTGCAGGATCAAACACTGTCCGTAATAGTTATTATGGTGGCGGTGCTTATGTCCCTGAAAAGAAGGGCGACAAGATCATTGTGCCTGATGATCCATCAGCATTGACCAACTATGGTCTCACTAAAGACTTGACCATGCAAGCAGGTCTTCAGTATGTTCACAATTTTGAGAAACTTCTTTTTATGCCCGCAGAGCTTACTGCAGGTTTTGAGTACAACTACAACAAGCTGAACGATAATAGTGGTTATCGTCCATTGGATCTTGCTCAGAAGGTCTCTACACGTAGCGGCATCCTACAAAATGAATGGAAGAATGACACCTTTGCATTCCTTCTTGGATTACGTTATGACAATGTTGCACTCAATACTGATGAGAAGCAGAGTGTCGAGTCTCTCAAGAAGCTTAATATCGTTACTCCTCGTGCGACATTCAGATATAATCCTACTCACGATCTTCACTTCCGCTTGTCATATGCTCATGGGTTCCGTGCACCACAGTACTTTGATGAAGAGTTGCACGTAGACTTTGCTGGTGGTGAAGGTATTCCAAGAGTATTGAGTAAGGATCTGAAAGAAGAAAAATCAAGAAGCTTTACCGGATCGATCGACTGGTACAACCATGACATCGAAAACCTTCAGATCAATTTGATGGCAGAAGGGTTCTATACTCGTCTTTTGGACAAGTTCAATGCCGTGGTGATAGAGGATTCAGAAAAGCCTCAGTACAAAGAGGTTGTAAATGCAGGAAAGGCTTCTGTTTATGGGGTGAATCTTGAGGCGCGTTTGGCTTATGCTAAGCTCTTCAACCTTCAGACAGGTGTTACTTTCCAAAGAAGTCTTTTTGATGAGGAGACCGAGATTGGTGTCCGTGAGCTCAAGAGCCGAGAGTTTATGAAGACACCTAATGTCTATGGCTACTTTGTCTTTGGATGGACTCCCACCTCAAACTTGGCATTCAACCTCTTTGGTGACTATTCGGGCAAGATGTGGATCGGTCACGAAGCCGGTGAAAAGGTCGGTGACTATATTACTTCTGAAAAAGATGAACTTGTACAGACCCCTTCATTCTTCACTCTTGGTACCAAGGTCGCTTACACGCTCAACCTTTCGGGGACTTCTATGGAGTTCAACATTGGTATGAATAACATCTTTAATGCTTATCAGAAGGATTTCGATGAAGGCCCAAACAGAGCTTCTGCTTATATCTATGGACCTAAGGCTCCTCGCAGTGTCTTCTGTGGCGTGAAGCTTACAATCTAA
- the murI gene encoding glutamate racemase — MVDREMGAIGVFDSGFGGLTVLRELRRVLPDYDFIYLGDNARAPYGSHSFDTIYRYTREAVSYLFDQGCPLVILACNTASAKALRSLQQIDLPISKDPTRRILGVIRPTVESVAEFSRNGHIGIVGTNGTISSNSYSIEIAHLYPEAKVSQLACPMWVPLVENNEIDDNPGTQYFIRRDISRLLSKDQDIDTILLGCTHYPLLLARIREALPREISLVSQGAIVASSLQDYLHRHPEMDIRLSKTSQMSYRTTSGKDEFLSLASVFLGEDISSDSVIQIVLPHCDRL; from the coding sequence ATGGTTGATAGAGAGATGGGGGCTATCGGAGTATTTGACTCCGGCTTTGGTGGACTCACAGTCCTGCGAGAGTTGAGACGAGTACTACCTGATTATGACTTTATCTATTTAGGAGACAATGCGCGTGCACCATATGGCTCACATAGTTTCGATACAATATACAGATACACACGTGAAGCAGTATCATACTTATTTGACCAAGGATGTCCACTTGTCATCCTCGCTTGCAATACGGCCTCCGCTAAAGCTCTGCGTAGTCTCCAACAAATAGATCTCCCAATAAGCAAAGATCCAACAAGACGAATCCTGGGTGTAATCCGTCCGACAGTAGAGAGTGTTGCGGAGTTCTCGCGCAACGGACACATCGGCATTGTAGGCACCAATGGCACTATTTCATCCAATTCGTACAGCATCGAGATAGCCCACCTTTACCCTGAAGCAAAAGTCTCTCAACTCGCATGCCCAATGTGGGTACCGCTCGTAGAGAACAACGAAATAGACGACAACCCGGGCACACAATACTTCATTCGTCGAGATATCAGTCGTCTGCTTTCAAAAGATCAAGATATAGACACAATACTACTTGGATGCACTCATTATCCCCTGCTCCTCGCAAGGATAAGGGAAGCCCTCCCTCGAGAGATCTCACTTGTCAGTCAGGGAGCCATTGTAGCATCTTCCCTACAGGACTATTTACATAGGCATCCCGAGATGGATATCCGGTTATCCAAAACTTCTCAGATGTCTTATCGAACGACTTCGGGAAAAGATGAATTTTTATCCCTTGCTTCTGTTTTTCTTGGCGAGGACATTAGCTCGGATAGTGTGATACAAATCGTCCTACCACACTGTGATAGACTATAA
- a CDS encoding dihydroorotate dehydrogenase, translating to MERNLKVKIGALELKNPVTTASGTFGDGILMNDVYDVSRLGAIFAKGTTLHHREGNPPCRMAETASGMLNAVGLQNKGVHYFAEHIYPEATALGTEIIVNVSGSTIEDYLETTEVIAGLDKIKAIELNISCPNVKEGGMAFGVTCEGISSIVKAVREVYPKTLIVKLSPNVSDIALMARTAEANGADAVSLVNTFLGMAVDAERRRPKLSTVTGGLSGPCIKPIALRMVWQVAKAVNIPVVGLGGICTWQDAIEFMLCGASAIQVGTYNFVDPLAPLKILSGIEDYMQRHGVTDINDLVGALEV from the coding sequence ATGGAAAGAAATCTCAAAGTGAAAATAGGAGCATTGGAGCTCAAAAACCCTGTTACGACAGCCTCCGGGACTTTCGGAGATGGTATCTTGATGAATGATGTCTATGATGTTTCCCGGCTTGGGGCAATATTTGCCAAGGGGACAACCCTCCATCACCGTGAGGGTAATCCACCCTGTCGTATGGCAGAGACTGCATCGGGTATGCTGAACGCTGTCGGTTTGCAGAACAAAGGGGTACACTACTTTGCAGAACACATATATCCTGAAGCAACCGCACTCGGTACCGAGATTATTGTCAATGTCAGTGGCTCTACGATAGAGGACTATCTCGAGACAACGGAGGTGATCGCAGGCTTGGATAAGATAAAAGCGATCGAGCTCAATATCTCTTGTCCCAATGTCAAGGAAGGAGGGATGGCTTTTGGGGTGACTTGTGAGGGTATCTCAAGCATCGTAAAGGCGGTGAGGGAGGTCTATCCTAAGACTTTGATCGTAAAGCTCTCTCCAAATGTCAGTGATATTGCCCTGATGGCTCGTACGGCTGAGGCCAATGGCGCAGATGCTGTCTCCCTTGTGAATACATTCTTGGGTATGGCTGTCGATGCCGAGAGACGTCGTCCTAAACTGTCGACCGTCACGGGGGGGCTCTCGGGACCTTGTATTAAGCCTATCGCTCTCAGGATGGTGTGGCAGGTCGCTAAGGCGGTTAATATCCCCGTTGTGGGGCTTGGAGGTATATGTACTTGGCAGGATGCCATTGAGTTTATGCTCTGTGGAGCTTCTGCCATACAGGTTGGTACCTACAACTTTGTCGACCCATTGGCTCCCCTTAAGATACTCTCCGGTATAGAAGACTACATGCAAAGGCATGGGGTGACTGATATAAACGATCTTGTCGGAGCTTTGGAGGTTTGA
- a CDS encoding MgtC/SapB family protein: protein MSFEILNNWLPFLYHDGLEVQDVPIRLLYSALLGVIIGYNRQLRYHNAGLRTFALITIGSCIAMLCSIYIPLSFGMGDYTRIAAQVVSGVGFLGAGAIIRGRGNQIQGMTTAALIWVSAVLGLAVGAGMYITGLLITVIVLLILISLESLKSHLEINQNEISLTMMFRDNAPDCLDIRSEIRRYGVGVQDYSVEINKDEGTSTYVFRLRCNSDEDIATLQKQFGERPDVCLLRIER, encoded by the coding sequence ATGTCTTTTGAGATACTGAATAATTGGCTTCCTTTCCTCTATCACGACGGACTGGAAGTACAGGATGTGCCTATAAGATTGCTGTATAGTGCACTCTTGGGTGTGATCATCGGATATAATCGTCAGCTACGTTATCACAACGCCGGATTGCGTACGTTTGCGCTCATCACGATAGGTTCGTGTATCGCAATGTTGTGTTCGATATATATACCTCTCAGTTTTGGTATGGGGGATTATACACGAATTGCGGCACAAGTGGTTTCCGGTGTCGGTTTTCTCGGTGCTGGTGCCATCATCAGAGGGCGTGGTAATCAGATACAAGGGATGACTACGGCAGCTCTTATCTGGGTCTCTGCTGTATTGGGATTGGCTGTTGGCGCAGGGATGTATATTACAGGTTTGTTGATCACGGTCATCGTACTACTGATCCTCATTTCGCTCGAGAGTCTTAAGTCTCATCTGGAGATAAATCAAAATGAAATCTCTTTGACGATGATGTTTCGTGACAACGCCCCCGATTGTCTGGATATAAGATCTGAGATCAGACGTTATGGAGTAGGGGTACAAGACTACTCTGTCGAGATAAATAAAGATGAGGGTACAAGCACTTATGTTTTTCGTTTGAGGTGCAATAGCGATGAGGATATTGCTACTCTTCAGAAGCAATTCGGTGAAAGACCTGATGTGTGTCTTCTTAGGATCGAAAGATGA
- a CDS encoding flavodoxin, with protein sequence MKKIGIFFGSATGTAEDLANRIAGKLGVDAADVHNVANAAAATAGDYEVLLLGSSTWGYGELQDDWFDFLNDLKGHVSGKKVGLFGCGDSSAYDDTFCDAVGIIYEELSGCGCTFIGAYTPEEYSYNESKAEVDGKLVGLCCDEVNEDDKTDDRISTWIAALGL encoded by the coding sequence ATGAAAAAGATTGGAATTTTCTTCGGTTCGGCTACTGGTACAGCAGAAGATTTGGCAAATAGAATTGCAGGTAAGCTTGGTGTAGATGCTGCTGATGTGCACAATGTTGCAAATGCAGCGGCTGCCACTGCGGGTGACTATGAAGTCCTTCTACTTGGCTCTTCTACTTGGGGTTATGGAGAGCTTCAAGATGACTGGTTCGACTTCCTCAACGATCTTAAGGGACACGTTTCAGGTAAGAAGGTCGGTCTATTCGGCTGTGGTGACTCCAGTGCATATGATGATACATTCTGCGATGCTGTCGGTATCATCTACGAAGAACTATCTGGTTGTGGATGTACATTTATCGGAGCTTACACTCCTGAAGAATATAGCTATAACGAATCAAAGGCAGAAGTCGATGGCAAGCTCGTAGGTCTTTGCTGCGACGAAGTCAATGAGGACGACAAAACTGATGATAGAATCAGCACTTGGATTGCTGCTTTGGGTCTTTAA
- the metK gene encoding methionine adenosyltransferase produces the protein MSYLFTSESVSEGHPDKVADQISDAILDHFLALDPQSKVACETLVTTGQVVVAGEVNSSAYVDIQEVVREVIADIGYTKSEYRFDADSCGIFSAIHEQSSDINRGVVREEASEQGAGDQGMMFGYATNETSSLMPLPIELSHILLYELADIRKHELYLMPYLRPDAKSQVTVEYNDDRTPRRIHTIVISTQHDEFISATETETQAEADRMMQAKIEEDVRSILLPRVKAKYPETIGRMMDDDFILHVNPTGKFVIGGPHGDTGLTGRKIIVDTYGGAASHGGGAFSGKDPSKVDRSAAYAARHIAKNLVAAGVADEILVQLAYAIGVAQPVSVFVNTHGRANVSLSDGEIAEKINEIFDLRPFAIEQRLQLRRPIYRETASYGHMGRDPRKVTKTFNSRYTEPITTEVELYTWERLDYVDKIKEAFGL, from the coding sequence ATGAGTTACCTATTTACATCTGAGTCTGTGTCTGAGGGACATCCAGACAAGGTTGCCGATCAGATATCTGATGCTATTCTGGATCATTTTCTTGCCCTTGACCCTCAATCAAAGGTGGCGTGTGAGACCCTTGTCACGACCGGTCAGGTCGTCGTGGCCGGAGAGGTCAATTCGTCGGCTTATGTGGATATACAGGAGGTTGTGAGAGAAGTGATTGCTGATATCGGCTATACAAAGAGTGAGTATAGGTTCGATGCAGACTCTTGTGGGATATTTTCGGCTATTCATGAGCAGAGCTCGGATATCAACAGAGGTGTTGTGAGAGAAGAGGCGTCTGAACAAGGTGCGGGGGACCAAGGGATGATGTTCGGATATGCTACAAATGAGACTTCGAGCCTGATGCCACTTCCTATCGAACTTTCACATATTTTGCTTTATGAACTCGCAGATATCCGCAAGCATGAGCTATATCTAATGCCTTATCTTCGTCCTGATGCCAAGAGCCAGGTCACTGTCGAGTATAATGATGATCGCACACCTCGCAGGATACATACGATCGTCATCAGTACACAGCATGATGAGTTTATCTCTGCTACAGAGACCGAGACTCAGGCTGAAGCAGACCGTATGATGCAGGCTAAAATCGAGGAGGATGTGAGGAGCATCCTCTTGCCTCGCGTAAAGGCTAAATATCCTGAGACCATTGGTCGCATGATGGATGACGACTTTATCCTTCATGTCAATCCTACCGGTAAGTTTGTTATCGGGGGACCTCATGGTGATACCGGTCTCACCGGACGAAAGATTATTGTAGACACTTATGGTGGTGCAGCCTCTCATGGTGGTGGTGCTTTCAGTGGTAAGGATCCCAGTAAGGTGGATCGATCGGCGGCGTATGCGGCTCGTCATATTGCAAAGAATCTTGTTGCTGCTGGTGTCGCTGACGAAATCTTGGTGCAGTTGGCCTACGCTATTGGAGTCGCTCAGCCTGTGAGTGTCTTCGTTAATACCCATGGACGTGCCAATGTCTCTCTCTCTGATGGAGAAATTGCTGAAAAAATCAACGAAATATTTGATCTTCGTCCTTTTGCCATCGAGCAACGCCTACAGCTCCGCCGTCCTATCTACCGTGAGACTGCTTCTTATGGTCACATGGGACGTGATCCTCGCAAGGTTACAAAGACATTCAATTCCAGATACACAGAGCCTATCACAACAGAGGTCGAACTCTATACATGGGAACGCCTTGACTATGTAGATAAGATCAAAGAAGCTTTTGGTCTGTAA
- a CDS encoding dihydroorotate dehydrogenase electron transfer subunit translates to MTGTKMQGKRISCVDLIVTEVKLFSPQLFLLELSPMDGETLPECKPGQFVELEVKGCDQVFLRRPISVYYSDDRRLGLLIRVAGNGTEQLSKAKVGDRISTILPLGNTFSAPQGRRPLLVGGGVGLAPMLSLGTKLKAEGIEPIFLLGGRDAHAFPDLALFEETGVLHLTTEDASIGEKGFVTDHSILNEDFSDVYVCGPTPMMKAVAKWAKSKDLRCEVSLENMMACGMGVCLCCVEPTTKGHKCVCTDGPVFNTQDLLW, encoded by the coding sequence ATGACAGGCACAAAAATGCAGGGCAAAAGGATCTCATGTGTAGACCTTATTGTCACAGAAGTCAAACTCTTTTCGCCACAGCTGTTCCTTTTGGAGCTGTCACCGATGGATGGAGAAACTCTTCCCGAGTGTAAGCCGGGGCAGTTTGTAGAACTTGAAGTCAAGGGCTGTGATCAAGTCTTCTTGCGTAGACCTATCTCAGTATATTACAGCGATGATCGCCGATTAGGCTTGCTGATCCGTGTTGCCGGAAATGGCACCGAACAGTTGTCAAAGGCTAAGGTCGGAGATCGTATCAGCACAATACTTCCTCTCGGTAATACTTTTTCAGCTCCTCAGGGGCGACGTCCTCTCCTTGTCGGAGGTGGGGTAGGACTCGCACCGATGCTGAGTCTTGGGACAAAATTGAAGGCTGAAGGGATTGAGCCTATTTTTCTCCTCGGAGGTCGGGATGCTCATGCTTTTCCGGATCTTGCCTTGTTCGAAGAAACAGGCGTTTTGCACCTTACCACAGAGGATGCATCCATCGGAGAGAAGGGGTTTGTCACCGATCATTCGATACTCAACGAAGACTTCTCGGATGTCTATGTCTGTGGTCCCACTCCTATGATGAAGGCTGTGGCGAAGTGGGCAAAGTCTAAGGACCTGAGATGTGAGGTGTCGCTCGAGAATATGATGGCCTGTGGGATGGGTGTCTGTCTATGTTGTGTCGAGCCTACGACCAAAGGACATAAGTGTGTATGTACGGATGGCCCTGTCTTTAATACTCAAGATCTTTTGTGGTGA
- a CDS encoding YccF domain-containing protein, with protein sequence MKLIGNLVWLVLGGLEVALEYFLVGVILCITIIGVPFGIQCFKLGVLMLWPFGSHVSEVSINPLGCVGNLIWFIFAGWIIALTHFIFGILLCITIVGIPFGLKHFTFAGLALTPFGREITNNI encoded by the coding sequence ATGAAACTTATCGGCAACTTGGTCTGGCTGGTACTTGGAGGACTTGAGGTCGCTCTGGAGTATTTTTTAGTGGGAGTAATCCTTTGTATCACAATCATAGGAGTCCCATTCGGGATACAGTGTTTCAAACTGGGAGTACTGATGCTTTGGCCCTTCGGCTCACATGTAAGTGAAGTAAGCATCAATCCTCTCGGATGTGTAGGCAACCTTATATGGTTTATCTTCGCAGGTTGGATCATTGCACTCACACATTTTATTTTTGGCATCCTATTGTGTATTACCATTGTAGGTATTCCTTTTGGACTCAAACATTTCACCTTTGCAGGCTTGGCCCTCACCCCCTTTGGTAGGGAGATCACAAACAACATATAA